The Methanoregula sp. UBA64 genome contains the following window.
ACGATACCGAGACCACGAGGTACGATGCCTGTGCCGGGGCAAGGCCGGCGGCAAGCGATCCCCCGGTGGTGAGGTCGAAGTAATCGAGGGCTTTGGTGATGTACAGGTAGGAGTTCGCGTCGAACCTTTTGGTGAACGTGTCGCCCTGGTGGTGGAGGTAGCTCTCCACGGCAAACTCGGTAGAGAAGTCAAAGCCGACCTTCTCCTTTCCCTGCAGGGCCCGCCCGAACTTCGCGTGCATCGATTCGTCGGAGAGGTAGGTGATGTGGCCTACCATCCGGGCGAGCGCCAGGCCGTGGGCCGGCGGCTTCTTCCCGTAATAGTCCCCGTTGTTCCAGTCCGGGTCCGAGAGGATCGCCTTTCGTCCCACCTCGTTGAACGCTATCTGCTGGGGAGTCGAGTAGCCGGTTGCCGCGATCACGATCGCCTTTTTGACCGCAGCGGGATACGAGACGGTCCACTGGAGCGCCTGCATGCCGCCCATCGAGCCGCCGGCAACCGCATAGAGTGTGGTAATGCCGAGCGATTCGAGAAGGAGTTTCTGGGCATGGACCATGTCGGGGATGGTGATCACGGGAAACGCAGCGCCGTAGGGCTTGTTGGTTGTGGGGTTAACAGAAGAAGGGCCGGTCGAGCCCTTACATCCGCCGACGACATTGCTGCATATCACATAATACCGGTCCGTGTCAAATGCCCGGCCCGGCCCGATCACCGCATCCCACCAGCCGGGTTTTGCATCCCCTTCGTGGGTTCCTGCGGCATGGGCATCGCCCGAGAGGGCGTGGCAGATGAGGATCGCGTTGCTCTTCTCCCGGTTGAGCTTCCCGTAGGTCTCGTACGCTACGGTGATGCCGGGAAGGACCGCTCCGCTCTCGAGGGTGAACGGACCGGGGAGGTCCGCATGTTCCGTTGTTACAATCCCCGGGGAGCTGCCGTGCATGAGTGTCGCCTTATACGTTGTCGAGGGCCTGCCTGAGGTCGTCGACGAGATCTTCGATATCTTCGGTCCCGATCGAGAGCCGGACAAAGTCCCGGGTGACCCCGGTCTTTGCCTGCTCTTCGGGGGTGAGCTGCTGGTGGGTGGTGCTTGCCGGGTGGATCACGAGGCTTTTGGAATCCCCGATGTTTGCGAGGTTGCTGAAGAGCTTGAGCGAGTCGATGAACTTCCTGCTCGCCGCTTCCCCTCCTTTGATCCCGACACCGACGAGCGGCCCGAAACCCCCTTTGAGGTACTTCTTTGTCTGCGCATGGTACGGGTTATCCGGGAGGCCCGGGTAGTTGACCCAGGCAACCTTCGGGTGGCTTTTGAGGTACTGTGCCACCGCGAGCGCGTTCTCCGAGTGCCGGGGCACCCGGAGGTGGAGGGTCTCAAGGCCGATCAGAAACAGCCATGCATTGAACGGGCTTAAGACCGCGCCGGTATCCCTCATGAGCGAGACCCGGATCTTAAAGACAAACGCAACGTTCCCGAGACCCGGGAAGTTCCCGAACGCATCCCAGTACACGAGACCGTGGTAGCCCGGGTCGGGCTCGGTAAACTCGGGGAACCTGCCGTTGTTCCAGGCAAACTTCCCGGAGTCAACGATAACGCCCCCG
Protein-coding sequences here:
- the metX gene encoding homoserine O-acetyltransferase MetX — its product is MHGSSPGIVTTEHADLPGPFTLESGAVLPGITVAYETYGKLNREKSNAILICHALSGDAHAAGTHEGDAKPGWWDAVIGPGRAFDTDRYYVICSNVVGGCKGSTGPSSVNPTTNKPYGAAFPVITIPDMVHAQKLLLESLGITTLYAVAGGSMGGMQALQWTVSYPAAVKKAIVIAATGYSTPQQIAFNEVGRKAILSDPDWNNGDYYGKKPPAHGLALARMVGHITYLSDESMHAKFGRALQGKEKVGFDFSTEFAVESYLHHQGDTFTKRFDANSYLYITKALDYFDLTTGGSLAAGLAPAQASYLVVSVSSDWLYPPYQSEEIAAALAANGREVQYSEIRSNFGHDAFLLESGQLSYLITRFLSHTLVRDVMIRDVQCIEEGTTIAVAARRMVRYGVNHLPVLSAQGKLAGIVTSWDIAKAVASNFLWLDEIMSRDVVTVTGDETVDAAARKMEEHAISALPVVDGENRVTGLVTSESISTLVGRQSP